The Brachyspira hyodysenteriae ATCC 27164 genome includes a window with the following:
- a CDS encoding glycogen synthase, translated as MNIFMVSSEAYPFSKTGGLGDIAGSLPLELSSIKVGSSNVNASLVIPLYKQNYKLVSKKDIIAEFEIEHGKEIIKTEVARIKHPENDNVNIYFIKQDNFFKRDGLYSENGIDYSDNASRFIFFSKAAVQLIIYLYKKENFKLDIVHIHDWQTALIALYIKEVYNNEDALKKLKVMFTIHNLAYQGNFSVDIYTLLNVSWKFFVHSRLEFYGNVSFIKAGIILSDIVTTVSPSYSKEIQGEEFGCGMNSLLEGISHKLYGVLNGIHYESWNPATDKLIKNNYDINSVEKKKLIRNSLYKELGFSNKNYPLVTMISRFDPQKGLDLIYSSFFEISTYDANFIFLFSKNNYFKDFENEFTKRAGRAKNIKILFTFDESLAHRLTAGSDMYLMPSRFEPCGLNQIYSMKYGSIPIVHAVGGLKDTVINYSGNKSVNKATGFVFDEYSVKSFVDTMDLAFDIYYNKKDVWDKLIFNAMGKDYSLHKTVLEYTKLYKKLLNTEK; from the coding sequence ATGAATATATTTATGGTATCCAGCGAAGCATATCCATTTTCTAAAACAGGAGGTTTGGGAGATATTGCCGGAAGTCTGCCTCTGGAATTATCTTCCATTAAAGTAGGCTCTTCTAATGTTAATGCATCTTTGGTAATACCTTTATATAAACAGAATTATAAATTAGTAAGCAAAAAAGATATCATAGCTGAATTTGAAATAGAGCATGGAAAAGAAATAATAAAAACTGAAGTAGCCAGAATAAAGCATCCTGAGAATGATAATGTTAATATCTATTTTATAAAACAGGATAATTTCTTTAAAAGAGACGGATTATATTCTGAAAATGGCATTGATTATTCAGATAATGCCAGCAGATTCATATTCTTTTCAAAGGCAGCTGTTCAATTAATAATTTATTTATATAAAAAAGAAAATTTCAAATTAGATATAGTTCATATTCATGATTGGCAGACAGCTTTGATAGCTCTCTATATAAAAGAAGTTTATAATAATGAAGATGCTTTGAAGAAATTAAAAGTAATGTTTACTATTCATAATTTAGCTTATCAGGGAAATTTTTCTGTGGATATATATACACTTCTTAATGTATCTTGGAAATTTTTTGTGCATAGCAGATTGGAGTTTTATGGAAATGTAAGTTTCATTAAAGCTGGTATTATACTTTCAGATATAGTTACAACAGTAAGTCCTTCTTATTCTAAAGAGATACAGGGAGAAGAATTCGGATGCGGAATGAATAGTCTTCTTGAGGGAATATCTCATAAATTATACGGAGTACTTAATGGAATTCATTATGAATCTTGGAATCCTGCAACTGATAAACTTATAAAAAATAATTATGATATTAATTCAGTAGAAAAGAAAAAACTAATAAGAAATTCTTTATATAAAGAACTAGGCTTTTCAAATAAAAATTATCCTCTTGTAACTATGATATCAAGATTCGATCCTCAGAAAGGACTTGATTTGATATATTCTTCATTCTTTGAAATTTCTACTTATGATGCTAATTTTATTTTTCTATTCAGTAAGAATAATTATTTCAAAGATTTTGAAAATGAATTCACTAAAAGAGCAGGCAGAGCTAAAAATATAAAGATACTATTTACCTTTGATGAATCATTAGCACATAGATTAACAGCAGGAAGCGATATGTATTTAATGCCTAGCCGTTTCGAGCCTTGCGGACTTAATCAGATATATAGTATGAAATATGGAAGTATTCCTATAGTTCATGCAGTAGGCGGACTTAAAGATACAGTTATCAATTACAGCGGAAATAAAAGTGTTAATAAAGCTACAGGATTTGTTTTCGATGAATATTCTGTAAAAAGTTTCGTTGATACTATGGACTTAGCTTTCGATATATATTATAATAAGAAAGATGTT
- a CDS encoding UDP-N-acetylmuramoyl-L-alanyl-D-glutamate--2,6-diaminopimelate ligase, which translates to MKYFKELIKNYKVSKESQLTKECLNTEIKGAAYDSRLIKKNYLFVAIKGLKDDGHKYIESAINNKASIIIYDNTADKEFIKKLQDNYKDVHFVAVKNPRECLAYISAKLFDEPTKKINTIGITGTNGKTTTTYLLKSVLEANKNKTTLIGTIKNMIGKTEIKTNLTTPESIDLESIFDKSLKKGISHIVMESSSQALAMNRCDYLNYDTAIFTNITEDHLDYHGDMQNYLKAKLKLFSLLKESSKKKKLAIVNIDTDHFKQISNYIKKLGIKMVTYGINEKADYYGKVISLNSKNTEYEFYAKGKLISKVKLSMLGRFNILNSLSILAYVCENKLDIEKSIKAMRKVQVEGRFEIVTKEKHPFIVAVDYSHTPDSLENILVEAKKLNPNRVIAVFGCGGDRDRKKRPIMAEIAEKYADIAILTTDNQRTEDINQIMNDIEKGFKNNNYKKIIDRKEAIFEAVKEAKENDIIIIAGKGHETYQIFPDKTIHFDDREEAREALKKYYPNV; encoded by the coding sequence ATGAAATATTTTAAAGAATTAATAAAAAATTACAAAGTATCTAAAGAAAGTCAATTAACAAAGGAATGTTTGAATACAGAAATAAAAGGAGCAGCATACGATTCAAGATTAATAAAGAAAAATTATTTATTCGTTGCAATAAAGGGATTAAAAGATGATGGACATAAATATATAGAAAGTGCTATAAATAATAAAGCATCAATTATAATATATGATAATACTGCTGATAAAGAGTTTATAAAAAAATTACAAGATAATTATAAAGATGTACATTTTGTTGCTGTGAAAAATCCTAGAGAATGTTTAGCATATATCTCAGCAAAATTATTCGATGAGCCTACAAAAAAAATAAACACAATAGGCATAACAGGAACTAATGGAAAAACTACTACAACATATTTATTAAAATCAGTACTTGAAGCAAATAAAAATAAAACAACTTTAATAGGCACTATCAAAAATATGATAGGTAAAACAGAAATAAAAACTAATCTCACCACTCCTGAATCTATTGATTTAGAAAGTATATTCGATAAATCATTAAAAAAAGGTATATCTCATATAGTTATGGAATCATCATCTCAGGCACTAGCTATGAACAGATGTGATTATTTGAATTATGATACAGCAATCTTTACTAATATCACAGAAGATCATCTTGATTATCATGGAGATATGCAGAATTATCTTAAAGCAAAATTAAAATTATTTTCATTATTAAAAGAAAGCAGTAAAAAGAAAAAATTAGCAATAGTTAATATAGATACTGATCATTTTAAACAAATATCTAATTATATAAAAAAACTTGGAATAAAAATGGTTACTTACGGAATTAATGAAAAAGCTGACTATTATGGAAAAGTTATTTCATTAAATTCTAAAAATACAGAATATGAATTCTATGCTAAAGGAAAACTTATATCAAAAGTAAAATTATCAATGCTTGGAAGATTCAATATTTTAAACTCGCTTTCAATTTTAGCTTATGTTTGTGAAAATAAATTGGATATAGAAAAGTCAATAAAGGCTATGAGAAAAGTACAGGTAGAAGGAAGATTCGAAATAGTAACTAAAGAAAAACATCCTTTTATAGTGGCCGTTGACTATTCACATACACCGGACAGTTTAGAAAATATTTTAGTAGAAGCTAAAAAATTAAATCCAAACAGAGTTATAGCAGTATTCGGATGCGGAGGCGACAGAGATAGAAAGAAGCGTCCTATAATGGCGGAAATAGCTGAAAAATATGCTGATATAGCTATACTTACAACTGATAATCAAAGAACTGAAGATATTAATCAGATAATGAATGATATTGAAAAAGGATTCAAAAATAATAATTATAAAAAAATTATTGACAGAAAAGAAGCAATATTTGAAGCAGTAAAAGAAGCTAAAGAAAATGATATAATAATAATAGCCGGAAAAGGACATGAAACTTATCAAATATTCCCTGATAAAACAATACATTTCGATGACAGAGAAGAAGCAAGAGAAGCTTTAAAAAAGTATTATCCTAATGTTTAA